CCTAATTGAACATGATCGTCGGCAAAGGTCAATTGACATCGGTCGCGAAAAATGATATGGCTATACTCTTGCGCCTGTAGCTCAAAGGATAGAGCATGGGATTCCTAATCCCAGGGTTGGATGTTCGAGTCATCTCAGGCGCAATACCCTAGAGGTCAACATGAAAAGAAAAGAAAAGGAACACTTGAAGGCCGATCCATTCGTCCATTTTTTCGAACAGGCTCTCACATTTTTTAAAAATAACCGCCGTCCGATTCTGGCCGGGGCCGGGATCGCGCTGCTGCTGGTCATCATCCTGCTGGCCATCTTGCTATACTCCAGCCTCAGCGCCGCCGGGGAAAGCAAGCTGTATGCCAGCGCTTTCGCCATCCGCAACGACGGCAGCCTGAGCATCGAGCAGAAGATCGCCAAGCTGCAGGAGTTGAAGTTCAAGAACGGCATCTCCGGCGCCGGCCGCATCTTCATCGCCGCCCTGTACTATGAGAAAGGCGATCTGGCCGATGCCGAAAAAACCCTGCAGCAATGCCCCGACAGCCGCATCCCGGTCATCAACGATCAGAAGCAGCTGCTCTCGTCTCGGCTGCTGGCCGCTGCGGGCAAGAACCGCGAAGCGATGGACCTGCTCAAGCGGATGGTTGAGGATAAGAAGACCGCCTTGAATAAAGAGGTCATCCTGCTGCTGCTGGCCAAGCTGCAGGCCAATAACCGGCTTCAGCAAGAGGCCGATTCCACTCTGAAGCGGATCCTCAACGAATATCCCAACACCGCCAGCGCCATGCAGGCGCAGAACCTCCTGAACGCCAGCGTCGTCGCCGACCCGTTGGTGCAATAACAGCCCGCCGCTTTTCCCCCGGCGCAACCAGCCAGCTTGGAGCGTCAGCCGCCCGCTGGCAGCTATTTACACCCCGAGCAAAGCATGGCATAATCGGGCCATGCAAGACGAGAGCGGACGGATTGAGGAAACCCGCTGCCTGGGCGAAAACTACTACCTGCTGAAGATCAACACCCCGCTGATTGCCCGCGAAGCGAAGCCGGGCAACTTCGTCATGGTCCGCGTATCACCGTCATTGGATCCGCTGCTGCGCCGGCCGTTCGGCATCCTGCAAAGCGATCCCCCGCACATCTGGCTGTATTTCCAGGTCAAGGG
This Candidatus Aminicenantes bacterium DNA region includes the following protein-coding sequences:
- a CDS encoding tetratricopeptide repeat protein — protein: MKRKEKEHLKADPFVHFFEQALTFFKNNRRPILAGAGIALLLVIILLAILLYSSLSAAGESKLYASAFAIRNDGSLSIEQKIAKLQELKFKNGISGAGRIFIAALYYEKGDLADAEKTLQQCPDSRIPVINDQKQLLSSRLLAAAGKNREAMDLLKRMVEDKKTALNKEVILLLLAKLQANNRLQQEADSTLKRILNEYPNTASAMQAQNLLNASVVADPLVQ